The Akkermansia sp. RCC_12PD genome contains the following window.
TTTAGGAATGTCTTGTTCAGGACTCATATATTCGACTATTTATTTAATACTAAACGGAATTATTTAATTTAGTCTTGTGTTGCATGATTTATCTGGATTCTTCGTGGCGGTTCATTGAACAAGCGTATCAAACTTTTACATTTATCATTTGAATCCTGTGATTGGAAAAAACGGCGTCACAAGACTATTCTATATAATTCCGTTTCAAATTATTCAAAATAGAATTAATATTATGGATATTAATGAATTATAGTTCCTATAGCAATAGTGTTTCTGGCGGTGGATGTGTTCATGGATATTCGGAACTTGGGTTAATTGCCAAAGCTGCAAGCCGAATAGGTTCCTTAGAAGTGGGTGCCAGGGGAGGTATTAACTTTAGGGCTTCAGCTTGTGTGACTATTAAATTGGATAAGTTTGAAGTTAAAGGTCGGGAGTGTGCATCCTTGCGTGCTCGTGTTTGGGCTAGTGCAAAAATTTGGACGCTGAAAAAATAGATTGTAATCATGAGTGGCAAGATCAATATTGCACACCATGGATTCCATTGTTACAATGACCAATAACATAAGCCCATAAGAAATAATTGAAGGAATGAAAAAGGATATTGATTGGCGAAAACTTCAATTCGGGGCGACTTTATTAAATACAAAAGAAAATGCAAGGGTTCTATACTTAATCGATAATTCTATATTTGATACGGTAGGTAGACTCCATTACTTTATAAAAACAGGCAAAGGCATAGGAGAAATAGGGGGAAATAAAATTGAAATATCTCAAATTAACTCAGATTCCTATTGCATTAATACCACGGAACAAGAATATTGTATATCACGATTAGATGATATAAGAATCCGAATTTCTTACAAGAGAAGTCGATATATCGATTTTTTTCTTCAAGAAGATTTAAATAATAGACTAATACGTAAATCATTAGTTTACGATAATATAGACCGTCAATTTGAAGTTTCAATTTCCAGGAATCAAACTATATTGTATTTTTTAAGAATGATTATAGGATTGTTGTCATTTGGCCTTTTAAAACAACCAAAAACGTCCATTATTCCTCCCCTCTTTGACGCTGATGATGATATGCAAAAAGCTCTTGTGCTCGGCATTATTGCTATACAAATGATCTACTGTCCTTATGACTATGATAATTGGTCATAGTTACTCGACTAGTGGTGATAGAGTTTAGTCGTAGAAATTAGTTTTCTTTGTGCATATTTTGGTCTGATTTTTTGAAATATTAAACTGCGTAATATGAATTGTATAAATTCTAACTAAACAAGCGGTGGGGAATATGCTCCATAACCGGAACGTGCTTCAGACACTTTGGTGGGATCCGCTGGAATCGGCAGCAACGCGTCCCCTGGCCCTGGTGCAGGACGATGTTCTTTACTGCTATAGAATAGACTTCGACAAGAATGTCACGGAAGTGTTCAATGGGCAGGGAACTGTTGCGGCAACTTACGACTACTCTCCCTATGGGACAGTCGGCAGCACAGGAAGTCTTGTCCAGCCCGTACAGTGGTCCAGTGAGATGAACGATGAAGAATTGGCCCTATTCTACTAAAACTACCGTTATTATAATCCTGCAGACGGTAGGTGGATTAACAGGGATCTGTATAGTATGCTTGAGAATAATACGATAATATTCTATAATGAAAAAGGCATGGTTGCACCAGCGGTCGCCTGCGGCGGAATTGTTGTAGGGACTTATACATATACTGCAGCAAAAATGATGGGACTGAGTGTCTGTGTATGTTTAGCTACAACAGCTTGTCGTGAATTGATTGTGAAACTTACAAAAGAAGCATTACGTCAAGCTTGTACAGAAGGATGTCATTTGGCTTATGGTATACAGGCTGCTACTTGTAAATTTCGTTGGTCAGCACGTGAACGAGCTTTATGTTATGCACAAGCCGCTGAGAATTGTGTTTCTTGCATACAACAATGTAATCACTCCACGAGATAATAAGATGATAAAGGAAATTGTTTTTTTAAGGGACTCTGCAGGAAATGTATCTGATGTAACAATAAATATATTATGTCCGGTGAAGGCAGAGCAGATGAAGTGGAAATCCCAGGTTGAAATTACACATTGTCATTCATCTTTGGGCGGAAAAGCTTCAATATATAATACAACGCAGCTCCTTTCCTTGAGAACAGCTTTATTATTTGTAGATAGAATACTGGAAGATTTAGTTAAAGACAGGCAGGGGGTTTTGTTCTTTTCAAAAGAAGGGGCAGTTAATGATGATCCGGGTGATCAATATTTATTCCGTATGTCGGACAAGCTGATTTGAATTGATCCGGTAATTGCCTCTTAGCTGGTTTTCATGGTTGCATATCATCCAGGGAGAATTGAAATTTCATGGAGATCAAAAGAATAAGAGAACATTGCCGTAACAGGGCTTCTCAAGCGCTTGAGACTTTCCCTTTTCTAAAATTTACGCCGCTATTCTAATAAAAAATCGTTAAAAAAGGACTGTCCGAAAGGCAGTCCTTTTTCGCATCCGGTTGTCGGCAAAAGCTTATTTCTGTGGTAAGATTCCGCCTGCTTTTTACTGCCCAGCGGGGGCTTTCTGCGCTTCCGGCACGGGGAGGGGCGTGTTCCGGATGGTGACGGGCGTTCCTATGCTGGTTTGCTTGTAGAGAATTTCCGCCACGTTCCGCGGCAGGCGAACGCAGCCATGAGAAATGGGATGGCGCCGCACCTTTCCCACGTGCAGGCCCAGCCCTGCGTTGGTGAGACGCTGCCAGTAAGGCATGGGAGAGCCGTCAAAGCGGCCTCCCTCCGGAACGGGGTCGGTGGATTCCGCATTGTAGTTGATGCATTTGCCTTCCGCATCATACATCTTGCCATACAGGTTGGAAACATGGTCCTCTTTTTTGGAGATGACGGTGTAGTCGCCCGTTTTGGTGGGATAGGCCTTGACACCGGAGGAGAGCGGAAAGTCCATGGCGACGAGTCCGTCCACCAAGTATTGTCCCCGTTGCTCGTTCAGGCAGACGAAAATCTTGCGCGATTTCTTCGGCGTACGCTTCAGCAGGGTGTCATCCTTGTAAATATCGTAGGTTTTCTTGTAGTCCTTGCGGGCTACGAAGTGCGCGTACGTGGAAGGATGGAAGGGGTTTTTGTATTCCGGAACGGATTTGTCCAGGGTGCGGGGGTCCGGCAGGGAGGAGTGTTCCTTGCCGGAGTGGGAACAGGACATCCACCCCATGCAGAGCACGGGGAGGATGGCCCAGGGGAGGAGGCGCTTCATAAGTGGCGGATCCGGGGCGGAGGCTCCGGATTATTTGGAACGTGGGATCGTCAGTTTCTGGTTGATGTGAATCAGGTCGGACTTGAGCCTGTTGGCTTTCTTGAGTGCGGCTACGGAAGTGCCGTTTCTGCGGGCAATGGCGCCCAGGGTATCGCCCTTCTTCACGGTATAGGTCCGGGCCTTGGGAGCGGACTTCCGCGTAGTTTTTTTGGCAACGGCGTTGCGGGAGGACTTGGCAGCCGATTTCCGCGTGGTGGATTTCTTGCTGACGGAAGGTTTGGCGGGCGGGTTGTAGGAGTAGTCGGAATGGTTGGCTACCGGGCTGTAGTGGCCGGATTCATACGAGGGATCGGAACTTTCCGCGATCCACGGCGGAATTTCCCCGTTGGCTATGGGTTCTGCAGTATCGTAGCCCGCTGTGGAAGATTTCTGGCTGGAGCAGGAGGAAAATGGAAGGACCAGCGCGGCAGCGCAGGTGCAGGTTAAAATAAGGTGCGCTTTCATGTGTGCCTGTTCTTACTAATTTATTATTTCGGTTTCAAGGAGCTAACGCGGATTTTGCGGATTTTTTTTCACTGCTGGCACAAATTGTAAAACGTTCCGGCATTCCGGGTGGTCAAACGGGCGAGTTCTTCCAGTTCCATTCCCCTGGCCACAGCGATGAAACGGGCCGTATGGATGAGATGGGCAGGTTCGTTCATGCGGCCCCTGAGCGGTTCCGGGCTGAGGTAGGGGGAGTCCGTTTCCAGCATGATGCGGTCTTCCGGACACCAGCGCGCCGTTTCCGC
Protein-coding sequences here:
- a CDS encoding LysM peptidoglycan-binding domain-containing protein — encoded protein: MKAHLILTCTCAAALVLPFSSCSSQKSSTAGYDTAEPIANGEIPPWIAESSDPSYESGHYSPVANHSDYSYNPPAKPSVSKKSTTRKSAAKSSRNAVAKKTTRKSAPKARTYTVKKGDTLGAIARRNGTSVAALKKANRLKSDLIHINQKLTIPRSK
- a CDS encoding L,D-transpeptidase family protein, producing MKRLLPWAILPVLCMGWMSCSHSGKEHSSLPDPRTLDKSVPEYKNPFHPSTYAHFVARKDYKKTYDIYKDDTLLKRTPKKSRKIFVCLNEQRGQYLVDGLVAMDFPLSSGVKAYPTKTGDYTVISKKEDHVSNLYGKMYDAEGKCINYNAESTDPVPEGGRFDGSPMPYWQRLTNAGLGLHVGKVRRHPISHGCVRLPRNVAEILYKQTSIGTPVTIRNTPLPVPEAQKAPAGQ